The following are from one region of the Quercus robur chromosome 1, dhQueRobu3.1, whole genome shotgun sequence genome:
- the LOC126692531 gene encoding protein FAR1-RELATED SEQUENCE 5-like: MGILVPSNVPMESTPFKGMEFEADEIAYDFYNKYGRKTGFSIRKEYVNKCKKTGVVTSRRFVCAKEGVRGKDKRDQNVKNPRVETRCGCEARLVIVLNRDSKKCMVSEFIAEHNHYFHLPSTVHMMPSQRKVTATHAIEIDLAHELGLRLKQSYELLSKQVGGYDNLGFTKQDHKNYLRIKRQRDMEHGAAASLRRYFSRQLKENPSYYFATQLDCEELITNIFWADARMIIDYSHFGDVIKFDTMYSTNRDARPLGVFLGLNHHKETVVFGGALLYDETIESFVWLFETFLEAMSKKKPITIFTNQDAAMSAVIKVVMPKTYHALCSWHMWQNAKKHLGHLLKNEPQFNADFLACIYEYDGDDEFLTAWNEMLDKYNVCENKWLIDLFKLKEKWAQAYVKRTFTTEMKTTQLSESFNADLKDYLRTDLNIVEFFTHFEIVVNQKQDKELEAEYNSR, encoded by the coding sequence ATGGGAATACTTGTTCCTTCTAATGTGCCCATGGAATCTACCCCATTTAAAGGGATGGAGTTTGAAGCGGATGAGATTGCATAtgatttttataacaaatatgGCAGAAAGACTGGTTTTAGTATTAGAAAAGAGtatgtaaataaatgtaaaaagacTGGAGTGGTTACTTCAAGGAGATTTGTGTGCGCGAAGGAGGGAGTTCGAGGCAAAGACAAGAGAGATCAGAATGTAAAGAATCCACGAGTAGAAACAAGATGTGGTTGTGAAGCACGTTTGGTTATTGTACTTAATCGAGATAGTAAAAAATGTATGGTGAGTGAATTTATTGCTGAGCATAATCACTATTTCCACCTCCCATCAACTGTGCACATGATGCCATCACAACGGAAAGTGACTGCAACTCATGCTATTGAAATTGATTTGGCACATGAATTGGGATTAAGACTAAAGCAATCTTATGAGCTTCTTAGTAAGCAAGTTGGTGGATATGATAATCTTGGTTTTACCAAGCAAGATCATAAAAACTACTTACGCATTAAGCGACAGAGAGACATGGAGCATGGGGCAGCTGCTAGCTTGAGAAGATATTTCAGTCGTCAACTTAAGGAAAATCCTTCATATTATTTCGCTACTCAATTGGACTGTGAAGAATTGATTACTAATATCTTTTGGGCTGATGCAAGAATGATCATTGACTATAGCCACTTTGGTGATGTAATAAAGTTTGATACAATGTATAGTACAAATAGAGATGCAAGGCCACTTGGAGTATTTTTGGGTCTCAATCACCATAAAGAAACTGTTGTATTTGGAGGTGCACTTTTATATGATGAAACGATTGAATCTTTTGTATGGTTATTTGAGACCTTCTTAGAAGCAATGTCTAAAAAGAAGCCAATCACTATTTTCACAAATCAAGATGCAGCAATGTCAGCTGTAATAAAAGTAGTTATGCCTAAGACATATCATGCATTGTGTAGTTGGCATATGTGGCAGAATGCTAAGAAACACTTGGGTCATTTACTCAAAAATGAGCCTCAATTTAACGCTGATTTCTTAGCATGTATCTATGAGTATGACGGTGACGATGAGTTTCTTACAGCTTGGAATGAAATGCTagataagtacaatgtttgtgaaaataaatGGCTAATTGATCTAtttaaattgaaggaaaaatggGCCCAAGCATATGTTAAGAGAACTTTCACTACAGAAATGAAGACAACCCAGCTTAGTGAGAGTTTCAATGCTGACTTGAAGGATTACTTGCGTACTGATCTCAATATAGTAGAGTTTTTCACTCATTTTGAAATAGTTGTTAATCAAAAGCAGGATAAGGAGTTAGAAGCAGAATACAACTCTAGATAG